Proteins encoded within one genomic window of Brachybacterium sp. P6-10-X1:
- a CDS encoding ABC transporter ATP-binding protein, which translates to MTYGEQGTATHALDGVDLDIARADSLAVMGPSGCGKTTLLHVLAGILRPTSGTVQHDGTDLAALGDRARTRLRRSDFGFVFQDGQLLPELTALENVILPRLLAGISRRSATAEGRGWLDRLGLQGMHDRRPTQLSGGQAQRVAIARALAGRPSVVFADEPTGALDQGTGQTVLQILVDTCRESGASLVMVTHDPQVAAVCRRTVAMRDGRIAQEFVRPAAQPSQGPSAQEQPMQDPAVTR; encoded by the coding sequence ATGACCTACGGCGAGCAGGGCACGGCGACCCATGCCCTGGACGGCGTGGATCTCGACATCGCCCGCGCCGACTCCCTGGCCGTGATGGGCCCGTCCGGCTGCGGCAAGACCACGCTGCTGCACGTCCTCGCCGGTATCCTGCGGCCCACCTCCGGCACCGTGCAGCACGACGGCACGGACCTCGCCGCACTCGGCGACCGCGCGCGCACCCGCCTGCGCCGCAGCGACTTCGGCTTCGTCTTCCAGGACGGCCAGCTGCTGCCCGAGCTCACGGCGCTGGAGAACGTGATCCTGCCGCGCCTGCTCGCCGGCATCTCCCGCCGCTCCGCGACCGCGGAGGGCCGCGGATGGCTGGACCGGCTCGGGCTGCAGGGGATGCATGATCGCCGGCCCACCCAGCTCTCCGGCGGCCAGGCCCAGCGGGTCGCCATCGCCCGTGCCCTCGCCGGGCGCCCCTCGGTGGTCTTCGCCGACGAGCCCACCGGCGCCCTCGATCAGGGCACCGGCCAGACCGTGCTGCAGATCCTCGTGGACACGTGCCGAGAGTCCGGTGCCAGCCTGGTCATGGTCACCCACGATCCGCAGGTCGCCGCGGTCTGCCGACGCACCGTCGCGATGCGCGACGGGCGCATCGCCCAGGAGTTCGTCCGCCCCGCCGCGCAACCGTCGCAGGGCCCGTCGGCCCAGGAGCAGCCGATGCAGGATCCGGCGGTGACCCGATGA